The Candidatus Bathyarchaeia archaeon DNA window GGAGTGAAAGTTGGAGATAGAATCACACTTTATCGGTCCTTGTGAGGTCTTTAAGCCTTTTAACGCCGTCTATTTCCCTTATGAATTTTGCCACGCTTTCAGGGACGAGTTCCTCCCAGTTTTCATCCCTAAGCATTCTTTCCCTTATCTCGGTGGCTGAGTAAACTTCACGCTTGTGAAAGCGTATAGGCTTGACCTCGTAGCCAGCTTCGATGAAAAGCCTCCGGGTAAGGGGTTCATTGGAGTAAACAACATCAAAGGGTGGAGTGTAGCCTTCAACGACGGAAACCCAAACCATGTGGATATGCACGTCGGGCACAGGCACAATCCATATACGCTTCAAGTCTATTTTCGCTTCCTCCAAGGCTTTCCTAATCATTACAAGCCTTTCCCCCGTTGTAAATGGATTGTCAATGCGATGGCTGTATTGGGCGCTTCCGACAACAATCACAAGCTCATCAACTTCGCCGAGAATATCCCTCACGGCTTGAAGGTGCCCCTTATGAAAAGGCTGAAATCTTCCGACAAAAAGCCCACGTCTAACCATAAATATCCCTTCAAGATTTAGGCATTAAGCTTTTATTATTTGCGTTGCCATCTAATTGTTTCAAAACAAATTCAACTGGAAAGACCCGCAGAAAATTACCATTCACAGCGATTTCCTTTAGCGTATTGTAACCTCTTTTTTCGCGTTTCAAAATTTCCAGTTTAACGTGTAAGCCGCCGCCATAACCGCCTAATGTAAAGTCTGAGGCTACAACCCTATGGCATGGGACAAGGAGCGGAAGCGGGTTCAAGGCCATAACACGTCCAACAGCCCTCGGGCTTCCGCCGACAGCCCTAGCAACTGAACCGTAAGTTGATACATAACCAACGGGAATCAAGGAAACAGCCCCCAGAACTTTCTGCGCATAAACCGACAGTGAACCCATATCGAGGGAAAACTTTTCAGTGCAACCCCTCCCACTGTAGATGTCTGCCAGCGAAGAAACCACCTTCTCAGCGAATTTTGTTGGCTTCTCCGAGTGTTGGAAGGGAATGTCAAAGGGTATGTTTCTGAGCAAACCACGCAAAGCATGGTTTCTATCGAAGGCGAAAGCCGTAGCAAAAACCGTTTCATTTTCATGCGCAACCCCAAACCAGACATCCTTAATAAAACCAACGTAGAGTGTAAGCATCCTCACGCCTCGTTAAAGCGTTTTAAATCTGTAGCTATTTTAATTCTGTGGAGGAGCACTATCTTGGAGAAGTATGAACTTCTTTAGGCACTTTGAAGTTCGAGAAACTATAGCCAAACCTCTATGTCGCGTCAAGAAATTTCCGGAGTTTGAAAGTCAAGATTGGAGGGGTAATCTGGAAAGCTATTACCTGCCGTTTAGGAGACAAGTTTAATAGGTTGTGCCCGTATATCACGTGGAAAGGTGAAAGCTCTTGGAAAGGGAAGGGCAAATGCCTCAGTACCTATGGGTTCCAGGCGCAACCACCGTTGGCATTGTCTGCAGAGACGGTGTCATACTGGCTTCTGAAAAACGGGTTTCCTATGGTTATCTGGTCGTCAGCAAAGGAGGCAAAAAAGTTTTTAAAATAACCGATCACATAGGCGCTGCATGCGCCGGGCTTGTTTCAGACATGCAAATTTTGGTCCGTGAAGTCGAAGCTTATGCAAACCTTTACAGCATGGATGTTGGTAGAACCATATCCGTTAGGTCTGCAGCCAAGCTTATGTCTAATCTGCTTTTCGCCAATAGGCTGGCTCCATTGATAACCCAGACCATTGTTGGAGGCATAGACGATGAGGGTGCATCGCTATACGTTTTAGATGTTTTAGGTTCAGTAATACCAGATAAATATGCAGTTGTCGGCTCGGGAACCGAAATCGCCATGGGTGTCCTCGAAGAGGGCTACCGTGAAGGCTTAAGCGTCGAGGAAGGAAGAGAGCTTGTTGTCAGAGCCATTAAGTCAGCGATCAGCCGAGACATTATGAGCGGCGACGGCATCGACTTCCTATTCATAACAAAGGATGGAACCCGCGAAGAATCCATAAAATTCTAGGAAAGGCGAACAAGCATTGACTTTTGACCTGAGCCTAGAAGAAGGAAAACTGTTGGTTAGGCTTGCCCGAAACGCCGTTGAAGAATACTTGAAAACCAGAAAACGCATCCGCCCACCGGAGGGCCTTCCACAGAAACTCATGCAACCCTGCGGGGTCTTCGTGACAATAAACAGCGTAAGAGGTGAAGAAAAGGAGCTACGCGGGTGTATTGGCCTCCCATATCCAACAAAGCCTCTGGCAGAGGCTGTCATAGAATCCGCCATAAGTTCTGCAACTCAGGATCCAAGGTTTTATCCCCTGTCCTTAGAGGAGTTGGACAGTGTGGTTTTCGAGGTCAGCGTGCTTACCCCACCGCAGTTGGTGGAGGTGAAAAACCCCAGCGAGTACCCATCTAAGATAAAAGTGGGCATTGACGGATTAATCATCGAAAGAGGCTTTTACAAGGGGCTATTGCTCCCGCAAGTGCCTGTGGAGTGGGGATGGGATGAAGAAGAGTTTCTATGCCAATGCTGTTTGAAGGCTGGACTTCCGCCAGATTGCTGGCTCATGAAAGGCACGAAAGTCTACAAGTTTCAAGCCATAATATTTGAAGAGGAAAAACCAAAGGGCGAAATTAGGCGAAAAACCCTCACTTAGCTTTGTGCGACTCTCTCGATTATTTCTACGGCTCTATCGACGCCCTTGAAACCGCTAGCATACTGATTTAATCTCTGCATGTTTTTCTTGTAGGTATCTAGGTTTTCTTCAATTTCGCGGATAGCCTGAGCCACTTGCTTCTTATTATGGGCGACTATGGAACAGCCCATTTCCTGCATTTTCTTGGCATTCGCCAGTTGTTCAGGTTGAGTTGGAAGGCATATGCTTGGCTTCATGTATTTTATAACCTCGAAACAAGTGTTGTGTCCTCCGCTAAAGATTACCAGTTTGGCGTTTGCCATGCATCTGCTTCTCTCTTCCGGGGAAAGCCACGTGTAAACCGTGCAATTTCCAATGGTTATCGCCCTTTTTTCGCCTCGTTCCCCTAAGCTAACTATGCTCTTGGCTTTTAGACTGCTTAAAACTGGAATTATTACCCTTTTTAAATGAGACCTTGTTCCAACTGGTCCGCTTATGGATGCAAAAATGTGGTCTTCTCTCCCCGTTATGGATGCACCGCTAAGATTGACAAAGCTTCCCACAAACTCAACTTTGTCCGCAACTCCAACATCCCTTAGGTTTCCTAGGTTGTATTCGCAGATTGTATAGGGCGGCGGGACGTCTGGAACAACTATTTTAGCGCAATTCCGTAGATAGCGTTCGGCAAACCTTTCCCCCGGAATAAGCAGCCTAGGGAAACCGCAGCTTGGACGAATAACATTTGTTATGTATACTGAGGAGAAGTGCCAGCGGCTGGCTAAACGCAAAGCGTGCAAGTCACCATCCGAAACAATTGCGTTCGGCTTCATTTTCAGAATGTTTCTTCGAAGATCATAGTAGCGACGTATGGTTTCCATACCACTTGAAAGCTTAAAGCCGAATCTTCCAGTTTCCGGGTTAATTCGCGGCAACGGAAAGAGAATGTTTAAGACGGAGACAGAGACAACTATCCCACGGGCGGTTTCATACCAGCCCACGGGAGTACAGGGGTAAACGTTTCTAAAAACTCCCTTGAGTAGTTCATAGGCGTTCCCACCAGAGAAAAAGAAAAGCTCATGTCCCCTCTCTTCCAGTTTTTTCCCCAAAGTTATTAGTCTGGAGACGTGTCCCAATCCCAGCTCTGAGCAGCTAAGCATCAATCGCATAATTCAAAAGGAGTATCGCCGTCATTTATTTTGGTTGCTCCGCAAAATTGTTAAATAAAAAGCGCTGAGATGAAAAACGGACAGCTATGTTCCTTCCAAAGAAGATTTTGGAAAAGAGACTCCTAAAGATGTTTGCGGAGGACATTGGACAGGGCGACATAACAACAGCCCTCCTAGTTCCGGAAGAATGCATAGCCGAAGCCGAGATAATAGCCAAAGAGGAGGGTGTAGTTGCCGGAATAGAAGAGGCAAAAATACTCCTCGAAATCTTGGGTTTGAAATTTGAAGCCTTAGTTTCAGATGGAGAGCAAATAAAGCCTAGGCAAGTGTTGATGAAGATTTCTGGAGAAGCACGAACCATATTAGCAGCTGAACGCACCCTTCTGAACATTCTCTCGCGGATGAGCGGCATAGCCACAGCCACAAGAAAAATTGTTGAGAAGATTCAAAGAGCCGGATACAAGGCGAAAATTGCATGTACAAGAAAAACAGCTCCGGGGCTACTCTACTTTGACAAGAAAGCAGTGCTGATAGGCGGCGGTGATACTCATAGATTTCATTTGGATGACATGATCCTAATAAAAGACAATCACATAGTTGTAGCTGGAGGTATTGAAGAAGCCGTCAAAAAAGCCAAGGAAAAAGCGTCCTTCAGCAAGAAAATCGAGGTTGAAGTGACAACCGTTAAGGATGTTTTAAAAGCAGCTGAAGCTGGGGCAGACATAATAATGCTGGATAATTTTTCACCTGAACAAGTGGAAGAAGCCATCAAACTTCTCAAAAGAGCAGGTTTTTATGGTAGGGTAATTCTAGAAGCCAGTGGCGGCATAACAACTGACAACATTCTTGAATATGCTTCAAAAGGAGTGAATGTAATAAGCCTAGGTGAAATAACCCACAGTGCAAAAGCCCTAAACATAAGCCTAGAGATAACAAAGATTAAGAGGATGCCGAA harbors:
- a CDS encoding nicotinamide-nucleotide adenylyltransferase, translated to MVRRGLFVGRFQPFHKGHLQAVRDILGEVDELVIVVGSAQYSHRIDNPFTTGERLVMIRKALEEAKIDLKRIWIVPVPDVHIHMVWVSVVEGYTPPFDVVYSNEPLTRRLFIEAGYEVKPIRFHKREVYSATEIRERMLRDENWEELVPESVAKFIREIDGVKRLKDLTRTDKV
- a CDS encoding methylated-DNA--[protein]-cysteine S-methyltransferase, yielding MLTLYVGFIKDVWFGVAHENETVFATAFAFDRNHALRGLLRNIPFDIPFQHSEKPTKFAEKVVSSLADIYSGRGCTEKFSLDMGSLSVYAQKVLGAVSLIPVGYVSTYGSVARAVGGSPRAVGRVMALNPLPLLVPCHRVVASDFTLGGYGGGLHVKLEILKREKRGYNTLKEIAVNGNFLRVFPVEFVLKQLDGNANNKSLMPKS
- the psmB gene encoding archaeal proteasome endopeptidase complex subunit beta, translated to MEREGQMPQYLWVPGATTVGIVCRDGVILASEKRVSYGYLVVSKGGKKVFKITDHIGAACAGLVSDMQILVREVEAYANLYSMDVGRTISVRSAAKLMSNLLFANRLAPLITQTIVGGIDDEGASLYVLDVLGSVIPDKYAVVGSGTEIAMGVLEEGYREGLSVEEGRELVVRAIKSAISRDIMSGDGIDFLFITKDGTREESIKF
- a CDS encoding TIGR00296 family protein, encoding MTFDLSLEEGKLLVRLARNAVEEYLKTRKRIRPPEGLPQKLMQPCGVFVTINSVRGEEKELRGCIGLPYPTKPLAEAVIESAISSATQDPRFYPLSLEELDSVVFEVSVLTPPQLVEVKNPSEYPSKIKVGIDGLIIERGFYKGLLLPQVPVEWGWDEEEFLCQCCLKAGLPPDCWLMKGTKVYKFQAIIFEEEKPKGEIRRKTLT
- a CDS encoding glycosyltransferase is translated as MLSCSELGLGHVSRLITLGKKLEERGHELFFFSGGNAYELLKGVFRNVYPCTPVGWYETARGIVVSVSVLNILFPLPRINPETGRFGFKLSSGMETIRRYYDLRRNILKMKPNAIVSDGDLHALRLASRWHFSSVYITNVIRPSCGFPRLLIPGERFAERYLRNCAKIVVPDVPPPYTICEYNLGNLRDVGVADKVEFVGSFVNLSGASITGREDHIFASISGPVGTRSHLKRVIIPVLSSLKAKSIVSLGERGEKRAITIGNCTVYTWLSPEERSRCMANAKLVIFSGGHNTCFEVIKYMKPSICLPTQPEQLANAKKMQEMGCSIVAHNKKQVAQAIREIEENLDTYKKNMQRLNQYASGFKGVDRAVEIIERVAQS
- the nadC gene encoding carboxylating nicotinate-nucleotide diphosphorylase encodes the protein MFLPKKILEKRLLKMFAEDIGQGDITTALLVPEECIAEAEIIAKEEGVVAGIEEAKILLEILGLKFEALVSDGEQIKPRQVLMKISGEARTILAAERTLLNILSRMSGIATATRKIVEKIQRAGYKAKIACTRKTAPGLLYFDKKAVLIGGGDTHRFHLDDMILIKDNHIVVAGGIEEAVKKAKEKASFSKKIEVEVTTVKDVLKAAEAGADIIMLDNFSPEQVEEAIKLLKRAGFYGRVILEASGGITTDNILEYASKGVNVISLGEITHSAKALNISLEITKIKRMPKEP